In a genomic window of Aggregatimonas sangjinii:
- a CDS encoding zinc-dependent metalloprotease, translating to MTRFITLLLLLLVTASCGTLNFMGKSQDKKGDGSLAINKIKPYERFVTKETISKEGLFDVHKTEGRYYFEIPDSLLNRELLVVTRFIRTPSGAGNYGGEKISENTIIFEKGPNNNLFLRIATLVSAADENDAISKAVNNSNITPILETFDIEAENEDNASYLIEVTDFVNSENPLLTLSGSQKSAYKLSNLEKDKSYIKEINTFPINTEIKTVKTYTARASVERREKQLPAAVLAGVVTLEINNSFVLLPKTPMRKRMFDSRVGFFASSYLEYGDDQQQVDRNTYIHRWRLEPKEEDLEKWKQGELVEPKKPIIYYIDPATPKKWRPYLIQGINDWQVAFEQAGFKNAIMGMEWPENDPTMSLEDARFSVLRYFASPSKNAYGPNIVDPRSGEILESHIGWYHNLMSLLHNWYMVQAGAVDFRAQQMEFDDDLMGNLIRFVSSHEVGHTLGLRHNMGASSATPVDKLRDAEWLKKNGHTSSIMDYARFNYVAQPEDNIPVEDLMPRIGDYDKWAIQWGYAKYPMEMTVSEEKEFLAEIVTDSVTTNHRLWFGGEGRDFDPRSQTEDLGDDAMIASTYGIMNLQRIAPCLREWTKGKNSDDYSNLDQIYKDLVGQYSDYVFHVTKNIGGIYVTPKTMGEEGEVYRPVSKEVQKQALAFLDQHIFKEPKWLLRHDILNAIQSPRSKESVTKTMESVMMNLLGGSRLSRMTFIAERYEYENPYRPEEYIDDLNYLVWGDMNVFYQTNAYRRKLQKAYVANMIALYKPDEADGVVEGILAKLSEGYTSNTDVRSLALDNLLTLQSNIKKTLPVMTDRLTIAHLNYLKREIVAVVGETKDTPPTFFPINRDMSIKQDDDKKE from the coding sequence ATGACTCGATTCATTACACTTTTGCTATTGCTATTGGTTACCGCCTCCTGTGGTACGCTCAATTTTATGGGAAAATCGCAGGATAAGAAGGGTGATGGGAGTCTTGCCATCAATAAGATAAAACCGTACGAACGCTTTGTAACCAAGGAGACCATCTCTAAAGAAGGTCTTTTTGATGTGCATAAAACCGAGGGGAGGTACTACTTTGAAATTCCGGATAGCTTGTTGAATCGCGAACTGCTCGTGGTAACGCGTTTTATACGCACGCCATCGGGAGCGGGAAACTATGGCGGGGAAAAGATTTCCGAAAACACCATCATCTTCGAAAAGGGGCCCAACAACAATCTTTTTCTTCGGATTGCCACGCTTGTCAGTGCTGCGGATGAAAATGATGCCATTTCTAAGGCCGTAAACAATTCGAATATTACGCCGATTCTGGAGACTTTTGATATCGAGGCCGAAAATGAGGATAATGCCTCCTACCTCATCGAGGTCACTGATTTTGTGAATAGTGAAAACCCCCTGTTGACCTTGAGCGGAAGCCAGAAAAGCGCGTATAAGCTCTCCAATTTGGAAAAGGATAAATCCTACATCAAGGAAATCAATACATTCCCGATCAATACCGAAATAAAAACGGTCAAGACTTATACGGCCAGGGCCAGTGTTGAACGAAGGGAAAAGCAATTACCTGCGGCGGTACTCGCCGGGGTAGTTACCTTGGAAATCAACAATTCCTTTGTGCTATTGCCCAAAACGCCGATGCGCAAAAGGATGTTCGATAGCCGGGTAGGCTTTTTTGCCAGTTCCTATTTGGAATACGGGGATGACCAACAGCAGGTCGATCGCAATACCTACATACACCGGTGGCGCTTGGAACCTAAGGAAGAAGACTTGGAAAAATGGAAACAGGGCGAGCTTGTAGAGCCTAAAAAACCTATCATCTACTATATCGATCCCGCCACACCGAAAAAATGGCGACCTTACCTTATTCAAGGTATTAACGATTGGCAAGTAGCCTTCGAACAGGCCGGATTTAAAAATGCCATCATGGGTATGGAATGGCCGGAAAACGATCCGACCATGAGTCTGGAAGACGCCCGCTTTTCGGTACTGCGCTATTTTGCCTCCCCTTCAAAAAATGCCTACGGCCCGAACATTGTGGATCCAAGAAGTGGTGAGATTTTGGAAAGCCATATCGGATGGTACCACAACTTAATGAGTTTGCTACACAATTGGTATATGGTACAAGCCGGTGCGGTCGATTTTCGGGCGCAGCAAATGGAATTCGACGATGACCTTATGGGAAATCTTATTCGCTTCGTCTCTTCCCATGAAGTAGGCCACACCTTAGGATTGCGACACAATATGGGAGCGAGTAGCGCCACTCCGGTGGATAAATTGAGGGACGCCGAATGGCTTAAAAAGAACGGTCATACCAGTTCGATTATGGACTATGCCCGTTTCAACTACGTGGCTCAACCCGAAGATAATATTCCGGTGGAGGATCTAATGCCCCGAATCGGGGATTACGACAAATGGGCGATTCAATGGGGATATGCCAAATACCCAATGGAAATGACCGTGTCGGAGGAAAAAGAGTTTTTGGCGGAGATAGTGACGGATAGCGTCACCACAAACCACCGGCTTTGGTTCGGTGGGGAAGGTCGCGATTTTGACCCTAGGTCACAGACTGAAGACCTGGGCGACGATGCCATGATTGCTAGTACCTATGGTATTATGAACTTGCAGCGCATAGCACCCTGCCTAAGGGAATGGACGAAGGGCAAGAACAGCGATGACTACTCCAATCTCGACCAGATTTACAAAGATTTGGTCGGGCAGTATAGTGATTACGTTTTTCACGTGACCAAGAACATAGGCGGAATCTATGTGACCCCGAAAACCATGGGCGAAGAGGGTGAAGTATACCGTCCGGTATCTAAGGAGGTACAGAAACAGGCACTTGCATTTTTAGACCAACATATCTTTAAAGAGCCCAAATGGTTATTGCGCCACGATATCCTAAATGCCATTCAGTCACCACGTTCCAAGGAGTCCGTAACCAAAACCATGGAAAGTGTAATGATGAACCTCTTGGGCGGCAGCCGATTGAGTAGGATGACTTTTATCGCGGAACGCTATGAATACGAAAACCCCTACCGGCCGGAAGAATATATAGATGACCTGAACTATTTGGTTTGGGGCGATATGAACGTTTTTTATCAGACCAACGCCTATCGCAGAAAACTGCAAAAGGCCTATGTGGCCAATATGATTGCGCTATACAAGCCCGATGAGGCCGATGGAGTCGTAGAGGGAATCCTCGCCAAACTCTCGGAAGGCTATACTTCGAATACCGATGTGCGTTCGTTGGCTTTAGACAATCTATTAACCTTGCAATCGAACATTAAAAAAACCTTGCCCGTCATGACCGATAGGCTTACCATTGCCCACCTGAATTACCTGAAGAGGGAAATTGTAGCAGTCGTAGGCGAGACCAAGGACACTCCACCCACTTTTTTCCCGATCAACCGGGACATGTCCATAAAGCAGGATGACGACAAGAAGGAATAA
- a CDS encoding sulfite exporter TauE/SafE family protein: protein MLPFLSIDITTTAWALAFVAALVLGISKAGIKGIAIIIVTLMALAFGAKQSTGLIVPLLIVGDIFAVIYYNRHTQWKYILRFLPWMMAGVLIGNFIGKDLDEATFKIGMAIIILGSVVMMYWWDRKKSKTVPTHWAFAGFMGIMAGITTMIGNLAGAFSNIFFLAMRLPKNQFIGTAAWLFFIINIFKLPFHIWSWETITPETLWIDLKLVPGIFLGLFIGVRLVKIIKDDFYRKMILVLTALGAILILFR from the coding sequence GTGCTACCATTTTTGAGTATTGATATTACCACTACAGCTTGGGCGCTTGCCTTTGTCGCTGCATTGGTCTTGGGAATATCCAAAGCAGGAATCAAAGGAATCGCCATCATCATCGTTACCTTAATGGCATTGGCCTTCGGGGCCAAACAATCCACGGGATTGATCGTTCCGCTGCTGATTGTCGGGGATATCTTCGCCGTCATCTACTACAACCGTCATACCCAATGGAAATACATTCTACGCTTTTTACCATGGATGATGGCCGGAGTACTTATAGGCAACTTCATAGGAAAAGACCTTGACGAGGCTACTTTTAAAATCGGGATGGCCATCATCATTTTAGGAAGTGTGGTGATGATGTACTGGTGGGACCGCAAAAAATCGAAGACAGTGCCCACCCATTGGGCTTTTGCAGGCTTTATGGGTATTATGGCAGGAATTACGACCATGATCGGCAATTTAGCGGGGGCTTTCAGCAATATCTTTTTTCTTGCCATGCGACTGCCCAAAAACCAATTTATCGGCACCGCGGCATGGCTATTCTTTATCATCAATATCTTTAAATTGCCCTTTCATATCTGGTCTTGGGAGACCATCACACCAGAGACCTTATGGATCGACTTAAAGCTGGTTCCCGGTATATTTCTGGGGCTGTTCATCGGCGTACGATTGGTAAAAATCATTAAGGATGATTTTTACCGTAAAATGATTTTGGTCCTGACCGCATTAGGAGCTATTTTGATTTTATTTCGCTAA
- a CDS encoding sodium:solute symporter family protein: MELSTLDYSFIIVFFSIVLGIGIYVSKKSGKDSTEFFLSGRTMPWWLLGLSMVATTFSTDTPNLVTDIVRTNGVSGNWVWWCFLLTGMLTVFVYAKLWRKSNVNTDLEFYEMRYGGKPASFLRKFRAIYLGALFNIITMASVTLAAIKIGGIMLGLEPWETVVGAGLITVVFSALGGFKGVVYTDFLLFFVAMSGAIGAAYYLVNIPEVGGLQALMAHENVADKLNILPDLDNTQVLITLFIIPIAVQWWSSWYPGAEPGGGGYIAQRMLAAKDENHAIGATFFFNIMHYALRPWPWILVALASLVVYPDIASIAAAFPDVAENKLGHDLAYSAMLTKLPSGLLGVVLASLVAAYMSTISTQLNWGSSYIVFDFYKRQINPKATEKQMVAVGRISTVLLMVLSALLALTLQNAFEVFDLLIKFGAGTGLVFILRWFWWRINAWSEITAMFASGILVILLATTDLGDFLFAPETGIFPEWANYPFVVVVTTAIWMAVTYMTQPESNETLRAFYRKIQPGGPGWAKVVRNAEKDNVEIVKTDEKWSVPSGITAMLLGVALVYSTMFATGYWIYGRTTSALILSAVALISGALLIKTWGRMKENIL; this comes from the coding sequence ATGGAATTAAGTACCCTCGATTATAGCTTTATAATCGTATTCTTCTCAATCGTTCTCGGAATCGGAATTTATGTTTCCAAAAAATCGGGTAAGGATTCCACCGAATTTTTTCTTTCCGGAAGAACGATGCCATGGTGGTTGTTGGGGCTTTCGATGGTGGCAACCACGTTTTCTACCGATACGCCAAATTTAGTGACCGATATCGTGCGTACCAATGGCGTTTCCGGGAATTGGGTCTGGTGGTGCTTCTTGTTAACGGGAATGTTGACCGTTTTTGTTTATGCCAAACTGTGGCGTAAATCGAACGTGAATACCGACTTGGAGTTTTATGAAATGCGTTACGGTGGAAAACCAGCGAGCTTTCTTCGCAAATTCAGGGCCATTTACCTCGGCGCATTGTTCAATATCATCACGATGGCCTCGGTAACACTGGCCGCGATTAAAATCGGCGGAATTATGTTGGGGCTCGAACCTTGGGAGACTGTTGTAGGCGCTGGCTTGATAACCGTGGTCTTCAGCGCTCTTGGTGGGTTTAAAGGCGTGGTCTATACGGACTTTCTCTTGTTCTTTGTAGCCATGAGCGGTGCAATAGGTGCCGCTTATTATTTGGTAAACATTCCTGAGGTCGGTGGGCTTCAAGCCTTGATGGCGCACGAGAATGTTGCCGATAAATTGAATATCCTGCCAGACTTGGACAATACCCAGGTGCTGATCACACTGTTTATCATCCCTATCGCCGTACAGTGGTGGAGTTCTTGGTATCCCGGTGCCGAACCAGGGGGTGGGGGCTACATTGCGCAACGAATGCTGGCCGCAAAAGACGAAAACCACGCCATTGGGGCGACTTTTTTCTTTAACATCATGCATTACGCCTTAAGACCATGGCCGTGGATTTTAGTAGCCCTGGCCTCTTTGGTGGTGTATCCGGATATTGCCAGTATTGCCGCGGCTTTTCCAGATGTCGCGGAAAACAAGCTGGGTCATGATCTGGCCTATTCCGCTATGTTGACGAAGCTCCCAAGTGGCCTGCTCGGTGTCGTTTTGGCTTCGTTGGTAGCGGCATATATGAGTACTATTTCTACTCAGTTGAACTGGGGGTCCTCTTACATCGTGTTCGATTTTTACAAACGACAGATCAATCCGAAAGCTACGGAAAAGCAAATGGTCGCGGTAGGTAGAATTTCTACGGTACTCTTAATGGTACTTAGTGCCTTACTGGCGCTTACACTCCAAAATGCTTTTGAAGTATTTGACCTGTTGATAAAATTCGGAGCCGGTACGGGTCTCGTATTCATCCTTCGTTGGTTTTGGTGGCGCATCAATGCTTGGAGCGAGATAACGGCGATGTTCGCTTCGGGAATCCTAGTCATTCTTTTGGCGACGACCGATTTGGGCGATTTCCTATTCGCTCCGGAAACCGGGATATTCCCCGAGTGGGCCAACTATCCGTTTGTTGTTGTGGTCACAACCGCTATTTGGATGGCGGTTACCTACATGACACAACCAGAATCAAATGAGACATTACGAGCATTCTACAGGAAAATACAGCCTGGGGGTCCCGGATGGGCCAAAGTGGTCCGAAATGCTGAAAAAGATAATGTGGAAATCGTCAAAACGGATGAAAAATGGAGTGTCCCCTCCGGTATCACCGCGATGCTCTTAGGTGTGGCACTGGTATATTCCACCATGTTCGCAACGGGTTATTGGATTTATGGACGTACCACTTCCGCATTGATATTGAGCGCTGTAGCATTGATTTCCGGGGCATTGCTCATTAAAACCTGGGGTCGGATGAAGGAAAATATTCTGTAA
- a CDS encoding acyltransferase family protein: MQNRILSVDIFRGMTIVLMILVNTPGTWSAVYAPFLHAEWHGYTPTDLVFPFFLFIVGTSITFSYKSRTATAATYKKISVRTLKLIALGLFLGAFTLSFPFIKDFADIRFPGVLQRIGVVYFFAAILFLNVNWKTLIGIAIALSLGYWLLMVLVPVNGIESTLERAPNNLANWVDVKIFGSHNYKADYDPEGLLSTIPSIVSALFGIFTGLILLSRQDKKATILMGIGGSMLIVGHLWGWVFPINKALWTSSFVLVTGGWANLILALIYYLTDVRNIEFGSVFRYAGANAIVLYFLSSFISKLMGMIQIGETSLHGWLFGTIYANDYMSLQLSSLLYGLTVVAFYMLLAYVLYKRKIFIKV; this comes from the coding sequence ATGCAAAACCGAATACTTTCCGTAGATATCTTTAGGGGCATGACCATCGTTTTAATGATTTTGGTCAATACGCCGGGAACATGGTCAGCGGTCTATGCACCCTTCCTGCACGCAGAATGGCATGGGTATACTCCAACAGATCTCGTATTCCCCTTCTTCCTTTTTATCGTTGGTACATCGATTACGTTTTCGTACAAGAGCAGGACCGCAACCGCCGCTACCTATAAAAAAATCAGTGTTCGCACCTTGAAATTAATTGCGCTGGGATTGTTTCTAGGGGCATTTACCTTGTCGTTTCCCTTTATCAAAGATTTTGCCGATATCCGCTTCCCGGGGGTGTTACAACGTATTGGCGTCGTGTACTTCTTCGCCGCGATCTTGTTTTTGAACGTTAATTGGAAAACGCTCATAGGTATTGCAATAGCGCTATCATTAGGCTATTGGTTGCTCATGGTACTTGTTCCGGTGAACGGAATCGAATCAACCTTGGAACGCGCCCCGAACAATTTGGCCAATTGGGTGGATGTCAAAATTTTCGGTAGCCATAATTATAAAGCGGATTATGACCCGGAGGGGTTGCTGAGCACCATCCCGTCTATAGTAAGTGCGTTATTTGGAATTTTTACGGGTTTGATATTATTATCCAGGCAAGATAAAAAAGCAACGATCTTGATGGGAATCGGAGGCTCGATGCTGATCGTTGGCCATCTTTGGGGGTGGGTTTTTCCGATTAATAAGGCCTTATGGACCAGCAGTTTTGTTTTGGTTACCGGAGGTTGGGCGAATCTTATCTTGGCATTGATCTATTACCTGACCGACGTTAGAAATATTGAATTTGGTAGCGTATTTCGATATGCAGGTGCGAATGCGATAGTCCTCTATTTTCTTTCCAGTTTTATCAGTAAACTCATGGGAATGATTCAAATCGGCGAAACCTCTCTACATGGATGGTTGTTTGGTACAATTTATGCAAACGATTATATGTCATTGCAGCTGTCATCTCTCCTCTACGGGTTAACGGTCGTTGCATTTTATATGTTGTTGGCCTATGTACTCTACAAAAGAAAGATTTTTATCAAAGTGTGA
- a CDS encoding DUF2237 family protein, translating to MQHIILFNSTQEIPKNVLGGELQSCCFAPKTGFYRDGFCKTGEEDHGTHVVCAIMTEEFLAFTKSQGNDLSTPIPQWSFPGLKPGDKWCLCVMRWVQAQKVGKAPKVVLEATHEKALAYTSLAILKEHTYQE from the coding sequence ATGCAGCACATCATACTATTCAATTCGACACAGGAAATTCCGAAGAACGTTCTGGGAGGGGAATTGCAATCCTGTTGTTTTGCCCCTAAAACAGGTTTTTATCGCGACGGATTTTGTAAAACCGGTGAAGAAGACCACGGTACCCATGTGGTCTGCGCCATTATGACCGAGGAGTTTTTGGCATTCACCAAGTCGCAAGGCAATGATCTATCGACCCCTATTCCGCAATGGAGCTTTCCAGGGCTAAAACCGGGGGATAAATGGTGTTTGTGCGTGATGCGTTGGGTACAAGCCCAAAAGGTGGGTAAAGCCCCAAAGGTGGTGTTGGAAGCTACCCATGAAAAAGCCTTGGCCTATACCTCTTTGGCCATATTAAAAGAGCATACCTACCAAGAGTAG
- a CDS encoding alpha/beta hydrolase, with product MQFHIDFISAKGIIFSRHLDRWVKFRFVAPSNYWKSNSSFPVLLMNDGQDYGPMRLEETLTKAFANKTLRPFLYFGIECNENRMHEYGIASSADFKGRGGRAYEYSKFIVEEFLPFLKKEFKVSPKGADWVYCGMSLGGLSAFDIAYANPKQFGKIGVFSGSFWWRKKAYVKKDIADRSRILLDVIKEKPFAPPLKFWLQTGTEDEKADRNGNGIIDAIDDTLDVIKELQAKGYSYPGAVTYVEVEGGKHDLPTWGKIFPAFLAWAFDAKK from the coding sequence ATGCAATTTCATATTGATTTCATTAGTGCCAAGGGCATCATCTTTTCACGGCATCTCGATCGCTGGGTCAAATTCCGTTTTGTGGCCCCGTCAAACTATTGGAAATCGAACTCCTCGTTCCCAGTATTGCTCATGAACGACGGGCAGGATTATGGGCCGATGCGATTGGAGGAAACCTTGACTAAGGCTTTCGCCAATAAGACATTGCGGCCTTTTCTCTATTTCGGTATCGAATGCAATGAAAATCGAATGCACGAATACGGTATCGCTTCATCGGCCGATTTTAAAGGTAGGGGTGGTCGGGCCTATGAATATTCCAAGTTTATCGTCGAGGAATTTCTTCCCTTTCTTAAAAAGGAATTTAAGGTTTCGCCAAAAGGAGCAGACTGGGTTTACTGCGGCATGTCGTTAGGTGGATTATCGGCCTTCGATATCGCCTATGCAAATCCGAAGCAATTCGGGAAAATAGGCGTCTTCAGCGGCTCTTTTTGGTGGCGTAAAAAAGCCTATGTAAAAAAAGATATCGCCGACAGAAGTCGTATTCTTCTAGATGTCATCAAGGAAAAACCATTCGCGCCCCCTTTGAAATTCTGGTTACAGACCGGGACGGAAGACGAGAAAGCCGATCGCAACGGGAATGGGATTATCGACGCCATTGACGATACCTTGGATGTTATTAAAGAACTTCAAGCCAAGGGTTATTCCTATCCTGGCGCCGTTACCTATGTAGAGGTTGAGGGAGGAAAACATGATCTGCCTACATGGGGGAAAATCTTTCCGGCATTCTTGGCCTGGGCGTTCGATGCAAAGAAATAG
- a CDS encoding alpha/beta hydrolase-fold protein: MAKVEHIPYFSNVLSRNINVEVTGHWGHPILMFPSSGGQYTQNTDFGLVGSVMHHVEAGRVKLYNVETIDMMSFYDDNMNSEMKIHNYELYMQFLKEEMIPYIQKECNTHRIGVAGVSFGGFHAANTAFRFPDVISHLIAMSAAFNIRNMTPLSDDMRIYYNCPDEFMRHEEAWKYNHIQIVLGTSDWDICLDKNKYMSGILNEKGINHWYDEKKWVEHDWPLWKMAFPEYLGAYFN, encoded by the coding sequence ATGGCCAAAGTCGAGCATATTCCATATTTTTCCAATGTTCTAAGTAGAAACATCAATGTTGAAGTCACCGGGCATTGGGGACATCCAATACTTATGTTTCCTTCCTCAGGAGGACAATACACTCAGAATACCGATTTTGGGTTGGTAGGTTCCGTGATGCATCATGTAGAGGCTGGTCGAGTTAAATTATATAATGTGGAGACTATTGATATGATGTCGTTCTACGATGATAATATGAACTCCGAAATGAAAATCCATAATTACGAACTGTATATGCAGTTTCTAAAGGAGGAAATGATTCCGTATATCCAAAAGGAATGCAACACGCATCGTATTGGTGTGGCAGGGGTAAGCTTTGGTGGTTTTCATGCCGCGAATACGGCTTTCCGATTTCCGGATGTGATTTCGCATTTGATCGCGATGAGTGCGGCCTTCAATATTCGTAACATGACCCCGCTTTCCGATGATATGCGCATTTATTACAACTGTCCTGACGAATTTATGCGCCATGAGGAGGCTTGGAAGTACAACCATATTCAAATCGTATTGGGAACGTCCGATTGGGATATCTGCTTGGATAAGAACAAGTATATGTCCGGGATCCTCAACGAAAAGGGAATAAATCATTGGTATGATGAAAAAAAATGGGTAGAACACGATTGGCCCTTATGGAAAATGGCCTTTCCGGAATATCTGGGAGCATATTTCAATTAG
- a CDS encoding carboxylate-amine ligase, whose translation MHKFTLGIEEEFQILESDSYTLHSQMSKIIDGGKVLLQERIKEEMHQSMVEMGTNVCENINQVRDEVSYLRQQIILLANDEGLKVAAAGTHPISQWHEQLITSKPRYEEIVDEMKDVARGNLIFGMHVHVAIPNREEGLEILNTVRYFLPHLYALSTNSPFWEGRNTGFKSYRSKVFDKFPRTGIPPYFASVAEYDKFVDILVRTRCLDNAKKIWWDIRLHPFYPTIEFRICDVVMTVDEVTCIAALMQCLVAKLYKLNRKNQTFKNYRRLLLNENKWRAARWGIEAKLIDFGIEEEVPFNNLIHELLDFIDDVVDDLGCRNEVNYVYQMLQQGSGADRQLKVFEETGSLVEVAKYIVGQTAKGL comes from the coding sequence ATGCACAAATTCACACTCGGAATAGAAGAGGAGTTTCAGATTCTCGAAAGTGATTCCTACACCCTTCATTCGCAGATGTCGAAAATCATTGATGGGGGCAAGGTGCTGCTGCAAGAGCGCATCAAGGAAGAAATGCACCAATCTATGGTGGAGATGGGCACGAACGTATGTGAAAATATCAATCAAGTTCGCGATGAGGTTTCTTACCTGAGGCAGCAAATTATATTATTGGCCAATGATGAAGGTCTGAAGGTCGCCGCGGCGGGTACGCACCCGATTTCCCAGTGGCACGAACAACTCATAACATCTAAACCTCGATATGAGGAGATTGTAGACGAGATGAAAGACGTGGCTCGTGGAAACCTTATTTTCGGGATGCATGTGCATGTGGCGATTCCAAATCGGGAGGAAGGGCTGGAAATCTTGAATACCGTACGGTATTTTTTACCGCATTTGTATGCCTTGTCGACGAATTCCCCTTTTTGGGAAGGGCGTAACACAGGTTTTAAATCGTACCGTAGCAAGGTTTTCGATAAGTTTCCGAGAACCGGTATTCCACCCTATTTCGCAAGCGTTGCCGAATACGACAAATTTGTGGATATTTTGGTACGCACCAGATGTCTGGATAATGCCAAAAAAATCTGGTGGGACATCCGCTTACATCCATTTTATCCCACCATTGAATTTCGTATCTGCGATGTGGTGATGACGGTAGACGAAGTAACTTGTATCGCGGCTTTGATGCAATGTTTGGTCGCGAAACTCTATAAATTGAACCGAAAGAACCAGACATTTAAAAACTATCGCCGATTGTTACTGAACGAGAACAAATGGCGGGCCGCCAGATGGGGAATCGAGGCAAAGCTTATCGATTTTGGGATTGAAGAGGAAGTACCCTTCAACAATCTGATTCACGAGTTGTTGGATTTTATCGATGATGTAGTTGATGATTTGGGATGCCGCAACGAGGTCAATTATGTCTATCAGATGTTACAACAAGGTTCAGGGGCCGACCGGCAGCTTAAGGTTTTCGAGGAGACTGGTAGCTTGGTCGAAGTAGCCAAATATATCGTGGGCCAAACGGCGAAGGGTTTGTAA
- a CDS encoding type 1 glutamine amidotransferase codes for MHSTYKIAILDMNAGEPNEGMRCIKMLAGDFLSKDGILGHYDTFDVRVTGEVPNIADYDIFISSGGPGSPLLTGEAWENNYFIFLDTLLQHNLSRPDKKHLFLICHSFQLACMHWDVARVTKRRSTSFGILPIFKTKSGEREVLFEGLLDPFYAVDSRDYQVIGPKEWKLDTLDGKVLCREKMRPNVPLERAVMAIRFSNEIFGTQFHPEADAEGMLRYFVKEEKRELVIKKHGKKKYTEMIEQLDDDGKIMKTNHTIIPRFLDLAAKAIDESKLQTA; via the coding sequence ATGCACAGTACCTATAAAATAGCGATTTTAGATATGAATGCCGGCGAGCCCAATGAGGGCATGCGCTGCATTAAGATGTTGGCAGGCGACTTTTTATCGAAAGATGGGATTTTAGGCCATTACGATACCTTTGATGTCCGCGTAACCGGTGAGGTACCGAATATTGCGGATTATGATATTTTTATTTCCTCTGGAGGTCCGGGTTCACCCTTGCTTACAGGGGAAGCTTGGGAGAACAACTACTTTATTTTCCTCGATACGTTATTGCAGCACAATCTTTCCAGACCCGATAAGAAACATTTGTTTTTGATTTGTCATTCCTTTCAATTGGCCTGCATGCATTGGGATGTCGCCCGTGTGACCAAAAGGCGCAGTACCTCTTTTGGAATCCTGCCCATTTTCAAAACCAAGAGCGGGGAAAGGGAAGTACTTTTCGAAGGTCTGCTAGACCCCTTTTATGCAGTTGATTCAAGAGATTACCAAGTCATAGGTCCCAAGGAATGGAAGTTGGATACGCTGGACGGGAAAGTACTTTGTCGCGAAAAAATGCGGCCCAATGTACCCTTGGAGCGTGCCGTGATGGCCATTCGTTTTTCCAACGAGATTTTCGGCACACAGTTTCATCCGGAAGCGGATGCCGAAGGGATGCTTCGCTATTTCGTAAAAGAGGAAAAAAGGGAACTGGTCATCAAAAAACACGGTAAAAAGAAATATACCGAAATGATCGAGCAATTGGATGATGACGGAAAGATCATGAAGACCAACCACACGATTATCCCGAGATTTCTAGATTTGGCTGCGAAGGCCATAGACGAATCGAAACTACAGACTGCATGA